The Candidatus Aegiribacteria sp. genome includes the window AACCTTCTCCCGTTATGGCGGGAGTCCTGATCTCGCTGGAACCTATGCCCGTTGATCTGTACGATGCTGCTGAATAATGCAGTTCAGGTTCCACTCCGTTGGGAATCGGGATAAAAAGGGTCAATGAAGGGCGTATTGGTTCACCGGCGGCAAATCTGGTCGGTACTCCGGGAAAAACAGGATAACTGCCATTGCCGGTATTGAACAGAACAGGATCTTCAAAGGTCAGTACGGTACTGTACCCGCTTGAGGGATCAGCCAAAACAGGTACTGTTATCTGTGATATTGATATACATATAAGAATAAAAAACGTCATCCGTCGAATACCGCCTTAACTATTTCTGTAAGAATAGTGCCCGCGGCACCGCGCAGGCTTAAAGTTCCACCAATTGAAGATAGAGGGGTTTCCTCCGGATTGATCTCTATAACTTGTGCGCCTTTGCGCATAGCGATGAGCGGCAATGAACTGGCCGGATAAACAACCATGGAAGTACCAATTACCAGCATCAGATCACAGCTCTCCGCAAGTCGAAATGCCCTTTTCAGAGCCTGCTCTGGCAGCTGTTCTCCGAAGAGTACAACATCCGGCCTCAGTATACTCCCGCACGAACATCTGGGTGGAAGATCCTTAAAGAGTTCCTCGGTCATTCTCACATGGGGAGCACCGCATTCGTTCATGCAGGATGCCGTTCTCAGACTTCCATGAAGTTCGATTACATCCCTGATGCCGGCTTTCTGAAGGAGCCCGTCAACATTCTGCGTTACGACCGGAAGAGTACCTTTCTCGTTCTGTATCTGTGCAAGCGCATGATATCCGGGATGCGGCTCAAGCTCTTCGCAGGCTTTCAGTCTTGTTCCGTACCACTCCCATACCAGTTCGGGATTTTTCCTGATACCCTCGCGGGAGGCAAGATCCTCAGCTCTGTGTTCCTTCCAGAAGCCATCCTCTCCCCTGAAAGTCCTGACCCCGCTTTCCCTGGACATTCCGGCTCCCGTGGAAATAACAGTGAGCCCGGCATCGATTATCATTTCCGCAGCTTCCGATATAAGGTTCAGGGAAATCAATTCCGCCATAACTCTCCTTTTCTCATAATCTTCAGGGCTCCCGTACTACTGCCATTATATCGGTTACGGAAGCGGATGCGCCATCAAGTGTTG containing:
- a CDS encoding NAD-dependent deacylase, which codes for MAELISLNLISEAAEMIIDAGLTVISTGAGMSRESGVRTFRGEDGFWKEHRAEDLASREGIRKNPELVWEWYGTRLKACEELEPHPGYHALAQIQNEKGTLPVVTQNVDGLLQKAGIRDVIELHGSLRTASCMNECGAPHVRMTEELFKDLPPRCSCGSILRPDVVLFGEQLPEQALKRAFRLAESCDLMLVIGTSMVVYPASSLPLIAMRKGAQVIEINPEETPLSSIGGTLSLRGAAGTILTEIVKAVFDG